The Flavobacteriaceae bacterium 3519-10 genome includes a window with the following:
- a CDS encoding GTP-binding and nucleic acid-binding protein YchF, which produces MKCGIVGLPNVGKSTLFNCLSNAKAQSANYPFCTIEPNLGTVSVPDQRLFELEKLVNPERVLPAVVEIVDIAGLVKGASKGEGLGNQFLANIRECEAIIHVLRCFENGNIIHVEGTVDPMRDKEIIDIELQLKDMEALGKAVDKAKKFIKSGKKEDVLTYETLLKLQKFVEDGKNAREFPADDFMKPIIEDIQLLTNKPVLYVCNVDENSIKNGNEWIAKIEEMAKKENAEVVVLAAQIEADINELESFEERQMFLEELGLEEPGVNRLIRKAYDLLKLQTYFTAGVKEVRAWTIGQGWTAPQAAGVIHTDFEKGFIRAEVIGYEDFKNYGSEAKVKEAGKMKVEGKEYIVKDGDVMHFRFNV; this is translated from the coding sequence AATGTGGAATCGTAGGCTTGCCGAATGTGGGCAAATCAACTCTTTTTAACTGTCTGAGCAATGCCAAGGCGCAGTCTGCCAATTATCCGTTCTGTACCATCGAGCCCAATCTGGGAACGGTATCAGTACCGGATCAGCGGCTTTTCGAACTCGAGAAACTGGTAAATCCGGAAAGAGTGCTGCCGGCCGTGGTAGAAATTGTAGACATTGCGGGCCTTGTGAAAGGTGCGAGCAAAGGCGAAGGTTTGGGAAATCAGTTCCTGGCCAACATCCGCGAATGTGAAGCCATCATCCATGTATTAAGATGTTTCGAAAACGGCAACATCATCCACGTTGAAGGCACAGTGGACCCGATGAGAGACAAAGAGATCATCGATATCGAACTTCAGCTTAAAGATATGGAAGCGCTTGGAAAAGCGGTAGACAAGGCAAAGAAATTCATTAAATCGGGCAAGAAAGAAGATGTACTGACGTATGAAACGCTTCTTAAACTTCAGAAGTTTGTTGAAGACGGTAAAAACGCAAGAGAATTTCCTGCGGACGATTTCATGAAACCAATCATCGAAGACATTCAGCTGCTGACAAATAAACCAGTGCTTTATGTTTGTAACGTTGATGAAAATTCAATAAAGAACGGTAACGAGTGGATTGCGAAGATTGAAGAAATGGCAAAGAAAGAAAACGCTGAAGTAGTGGTTCTTGCCGCCCAGATCGAAGCTGACATTAACGAACTTGAATCATTCGAGGAAAGACAGATGTTTCTTGAAGAACTCGGTCTTGAAGAACCGGGCGTTAACCGACTGATCAGAAAAGCCTACGACCTGCTGAAACTTCAAACCTATTTCACGGCTGGCGTAAAAGAAGTCCGCGCCTGGACGATCGGGCAGGGTTGGACGGCGCCACAGGCTGCCGGCGTGATCCATACCGATTTCGAGAAAGGCTTCATCCGCGCAGAGGTCATTGGCTACGAAGATTTCAAGAATTACGGTTCTGAAGCCAAAGTGAAAGAAGCCGGAAAAATGAAAGTAGAAGGCAAAGAATATATCGTGAAAGACGGCGATGTAATGCATTTCAGGTTTAACGTGTGA